From the genome of Brassica oleracea var. oleracea cultivar TO1000 chromosome C4, BOL, whole genome shotgun sequence:
CATCGTACAATCCTCTGAAAGCCCTAAACAACCTCTCCGAGCAGTCCTTGACCTTCTTTCTAGTACCTTGCACGTCAAGAAATCTCATAAATGGGAAAAAATTAGCAAGGTCTGTATTTCCTACAGATTCCATGACACCAATCACCATGTCCTGGAAGTCACTGGACTTCCTGGAGTCGTAATTACCGAGGTCGGTTGAAAACAAAATATTCGAAATAATATTGAGGGCTGTGACGAAGGATGCACGAGAAATGTCAACAGCTTCTTCTCTATCACTGCATTCACTCACGAAGTTGATGAGTTCTTGCACCTTATTCATCCGTAGAGCTTGGGTGGCCTCGATACGCTGTGGTGAGAACAGATGCGTAACTGATATTTTTCTCAACAGCCTGAAAAATATAACATGATTTTTTTAATCAAACACACAAATCTATTGGTTCTGTTAAAAACGGAAAACGAATATGATATTTTGGTAATGGCCATATAGCTCAGTTGGTAAAGCATATGACAAATAAAAAGACTACAATTAGGAAAAGAAAAAAAAAAAACTTAGCGCGGTTACCTCAAACCACTTAGACCGATGTTTCATCAGTCCTAGCTACTGGATTTGAGTTCAAGTCTAGTGCTACGTTTTATTAGGAGAACGATTTTACAATATTTGGATTTTATCGACAGTCTTATCTAGTTGATAGATAAGAAAAAAAAACAATGAGTTACCTCCAAAGAGGAGACGACGGATGAAGCCAAGCGACGGAAAAAGAATGATGATCAATGGATCGTACGGCTTCATTCCAGTAGCGGCCAGACAAGATTTGGTCGTGCGTTCGTAGAACCTCTCTTGCAGCGTTTGGTGAAGCCATAACAACTGTGTTTAGACATCCAAGCTTAATACTCATTACTGTTCCATATGTTTTCGAGAGGTGTGCAAATGAGCGGTGTGGGTTCTTTCCAACAAGGTGCATGTTTCCGATGATGGGTAACCTGGGAGGGCCTGGAGGCAGCGTTGCGGCACCACGAGAGCTCCTTCGGGATCTGACGGTGGTGAAGATAAGGAAACATGATAAGATAAAGCAAAAGAAAAGAAGCAGAGCTTGTCCTGAGATGATGTCCATATGTGTGTTCTTAAGGGATAATAAAACTACACAAAATAACTAATATATATAGACTTATTCTTGGGGTTGGGGTGAACCTCTAAATTCACCAAACCAATAGTATTGTGTTATTTCTATTCGATATCTTTTAAAAAGGAAAACAAAATATTGTCAAATTATATTATCTTTTTAAAATTAAAAGGTAAAAAGAAATAAATAAAAAATAGTAGTAATTACAAAAAAAAAATATTTTTAACGCCGTCAGCAAAACATTAAACCCTAAATACTAATCTCTAAACCCCAAATCCTAAACCCTAAACTCTTGGGTAAACCCTAAACTGTAGGATAAATCTTAAACTCTATGATAAATCTTAAACTCTAAATCAAAATCACTAAACGCTAAAACACTCAAGGGTTTAGGGTTTGTTTTTATTTAGAGTTTAGTATTTATCCAAGCGTTTAGGGTTTACCCAAGGGTTTAGAGTTTATCCAAGGGTTTAGGATTTACCCAAAGGTTTAGGTTTACCGAAGGGTTTAGGGTTTAAGGATTAGGATTTAGGGTTTAATGTTTTGCTGACGACGTTAAAAAGATTTTTTTAATTCTTTTTTCTGTAACTGCTATTTGTTTTTTTATTTTTTTATTTTAAAAATATAATATAACTTGAAAATATTTTGTTTCCGTTTTTAAAAGATATCGATTTGAAATAATAAAATTCTATTGGTTGGTGAAAGTTCACCCTAGAAGGTGAACTCAAGAATAACTATATATACATATTATATCTTGGACATCATCTCAAGAGAGTTCTGTATCATTTTATCATGTTTCCTTATCTAAAGTCGACAAAAACAAGGAAAATTTATATTTATTTATTTTGAAAGTCCCAAATCCACCTAACGTCGATAAGCTCCAAATTCTTGCTAGTGGACGTCACTTGTCAATGAGAATTAAAAAGTCGAAAACAAATAACAAAAAATCATTTGCGACCAAGGATCCATCACACACTAGATACGTACACGTACCGACGTAAACAGTCGTTAAGATATTGTATATAGTTGTTTGAGCTAAAGTCCAAAGCATAAAACAAAATTTATTTACTGTATATATATTGTGCAAGGTAACACCAAAACCTTGGTCCATTTCTAGGACCCTGCTGTTATTATGTTCTTATCTTCGCTGTTGCTAATAATATACCCAGTTGAAACCAAACGACAAATCGATTCATTCATATGTCATAAGCAGGAAATCTCATATATTGGATAGACAAAGACATGTGGAAATGAAGATACTTACGCGGAAGAAAAATAATTTTATGAGTTTCAAAAGAACTTCTTGTCCTTATCTTCAAAATGTCACTGCACCGTCCAAATTATTGATATTTTTCTCCTTTGGTTCTAATTGGTTTCCCAAACATTTCTCATTGCTACCGTTCCTTTAAAGAAACTCAAACTCTAATCATAGTGTCAAAGTAGATAAAGATTTCTCATTAATATGAAGATTTAGTCAAAGATAAGTAGGTTATGAATTGATGGGAGAAACTAGTGTATATGTATGTGCATTAAGAAACAAAAATGGTGTAGAAAAAAGCCATTAATCGATTATGAAAATTCACTTACAATGCAGTGATTCTACGGTTTGCGTCAAGACAATTCTTTCAGTCCTTTTGATCCAATTATAGAGGAATGGGAATGATGATGCTTTCTTTTGAGTTAAATAAATTTGACTTTATTCCAAAAAAGAAAAAAAATCACTGATAGGCCTTGAAATATAAGAGCATGATTAACCGTAGTTCTTAATTTGGAGTTCTTAACTCATGATTTGATATTTTTTTTGTTTTTTTACACTTTTCGGCTAAAAACCAGTTCTTATATCTCTTATTTAAAAGACAGTTCTTAACTTTTTTTAGTTAAAAGATAAAAACTCCATCCTAAGAATCCGGGTTAATCATTTTCTTAACCCCACAAGGTCAAACTTATTCAGTTCGTGAAACTTTATTCATATAAAAGAAATATATACTACAATGGCTAATTAAAGGCGTTTCCTGACGGGAACGGCATGTAACGGATTGGTCTTATGCAATGTGAGACCAAAGGTCTCGTCCATGTCCAAGTCCTCCGAAGTGACGCCGTTTGGAAGCTTCCAGTCAAAAGAATAGAGAAGCGAAGCAAGCATGAGAGGCACTATCTTCACAGCCAAAGGCAATCCTGGACAGATTCTTCTTCCGGCTCCAAACGGTGTCAGCTCATAATCTCTACCTCTAACATCAGTCTCTTTACCTAAAAACCTTTCTGGCTCAAACCGGGTTGGATTTTCCCACACGCTTGGATCTCGTCCTATAGCCCACACGTTCACCAAAACTTGAGTGTCTTTAGGCACCATGAACCCTAGAACCCCCACATCTGATTCTGCTTTTCGTGGGACGAGTAAGGGAGCAGCTGGATGTAACCGGAAAACTTCCTTCACAACTGCTTGTAGATACGGCAGTTCAGAGATATCAGACTCTTCGACAAACCCTTTTTGACCAAGCACACGATTGATCTCAGCTTGAGCTTTAGCCATTGTTTTAGGGCTTCGAAGTAACTCTGACATTGCCCATTCCACGGTACTAGAGTTTGTGTCCGTGCCCGCTCCAAACAGGTCCTGAAATATAAATACAAATGATATATTATTTTTGTAAAAATATATATATATATACTCCTATTGCCTTGTTTAGGCGTATTAGTAGAGCCCCTCACGCATTTTTTGTCTGCTTCATTTTAAATCTCGAATCATATGATTCTAGCGTATGCAATATGGTAAGACTTACCAAGAGAAGGTGTACAAAGTCGTTAGTGTTGAGCTCTACTTCATCTTCTTTTGTGAGGTCGAGAAGCGCATCCACGAAATCGTTGGTGGATACATTTTCACGGTCATTCCTTAATGATCTTTTTGCTATTTTTGCATCGATGAACCCACTGAAAACCCTAAACAACTTTTCTGAGGCAACCTTCATAGCCTTCCTATTACCTTGCATGTCAAGAAACCCCAAAAATGGAAAGTAGTTAGCAGCGTCTGGATTTCCGATAGCTTCCATGACACCGATCACCGCGTCCTGAAACTCATTGGACTTCTTCAAGTCGTAGCTACCGAGATCGACAGAAAACAGAATGTTGGATATGATATTAAGAGCTGTGATGAATGATACACGAGAAATATCAACAGGTTCATCTCTCTCGCTGCTTTCATTCATGAAGTTCACAAGTTCCTTCACTTTGTTCAACCTCAAGGCTTTTGTGGCTTCGATACGCTGCGGAGAGAACAGTAGAGTTACCGATAGTTTCCTCAGCAGCCTTAGGAAACAACAACAACAAAAAAACAGAGACAACCACTTATTAGACAACTGCTTTTGGATTAATATTACGTAATCGCATAAAATGCAGAATTGAATCGCATGTTTTATTAGATGTACAGATTCGACGTATATTCAGAGAATAGTAAGTTTTATTGTATTTTAGTTATTAAACTTAATCGCCGAATGACTTAACTGGCGTAGAACTCTGTGATTGTTATAATGATACAAAATTTATTACTCCCTCCGTTTTTTAATATAATTCTGTTTTAGAATTGTACGCATAAATTAATAAAATCATTAATTTTTTATATTTTCTAAACAAAAACATCATTAATTATTTATCTAACCACAAATCAACCAATAATAAAATAGAATGTATATTATCATTGTCATATAACATTAAATGTTAATAAATTTTACATAGAAAATCGAAAACGTCGTATAATTTAGAATATAAATTTTTTTCTAAAACGACTTATATTAAAAAACGGAGGGAGTAGTTATTAGGAAAGTTATTACCATGATAAATTTAGAGTAGTTTCTCCAGGTTATTCATTAGATTTTAATCTAATTTATACAAATTCATTATTTGTCTAGCAAATTTCTTACAACATAATAGAATAAGAAATCTTACTTATACATTTGTTCAAAAAAAAAAAACTTACTTATACACAAATATAATAATTTTCTTAATAACTACAAAAAAAATATTCTAGGGGTAATTCTGGATTTCTCCTAACAAAATTGACATATTTTTAAGAAAATCAAAAACTGATAAATAAAGTTGATATTAATTATACCTCCAACGAGCCGACGGAGGGAGCCAGACAACGGAAACCTCGTGGTGATTGATGGAACGTATCGAGTTAGTGGAGCTGCGCCAAGACAAGACTTGGTCATGTGTTCTTAAAACTTCTCTTGCAGCTTCTGGCGAAGTTATGATTACTGTGTTTAAGCTTCCAAACTTAAGACTCATTACTGGTCCATAAGTTTTTGAGAGGTTGGCAAATGAATGGTGTGGGTTTTTACCGACAAGGTGAATGTTTCCGATGATAGGTAGTCGTGGAGGTCCAGGAGCCGTTGCTGCGGCCTCAAAAGATTTCCTTCTTGATCTTGTTGTACAGATGATAAGAAAACATGATAAGATAAAGCAAAAGAGGAGGAACAGAGCTTGTCCTAAGATGAACTCCATCCTTTTTTCTCAAACGATATTTTTCTTGAAATGAAACATCATGCTTCTAACCATTTAATTATATATTAGTGTGCAACAAGCAAATATTTCTACAAACTCTGTATTTATGGTCCAAATCCATCGTTTCGGTGAGGGCATCTGACATTTGTCACCATATGTCAAAACCCGTCATTTTTGAAAAAATCAAACTACTGGCGACCAATCACAAGAGATACGTATATACCTAAAACTTGGCTCATTGTAAACGGTCGTGTTTTAAAAGAGCAAAAAGTTTGACCTAAACAACTCAATCTCTAAGGCGATGCACTTCTTTGCTAATCACAATACACATCTCAATTTTATTTGCCTCTAACATGTACCTTTATTCTACTTTATAACAATGTTTGAGATAACAATAATTACTTTTTATGAATATTCTCTGAAAATAATGATATGGTTCATATGGATCACGTAGCCAAGGGAAGAAAATCATACAATAGAGTAGTTGAGATTTCGAGAGAAAAAAACAGTTTGAATGTTTATAGATAAGTTTATTTATCTAATGAATGGAAGTTGTGTTTCAAAAAAAAGAGTAGTTGAGATTATTTGTGTTTATTTAAAATCATAAGGTCCAAAATTATTCGATTTGTGAAACTATATTCGTACTTACGAAACACACGTGTACCACAATG
Proteins encoded in this window:
- the LOC106341810 gene encoding cytochrome P450 76C4-like, which gives rise to MDIISGQALLLFFCFILSCFLIFTTVRSRRSSRGAATLPPGPPRLPIIGNMHLVGKNPHRSFAHLSKTYGTVMSIKLGCLNTVVMASPNAAREVLRTHDQILSGRYWNEAVRSIDHHSFSVAWLHPSSPLWRLLRKISVTHLFSPQRIEATQALRMNKVQELINFVSECSDREEAVDISRASFVTALNIISNILFSTDLGNYDSRKSSDFQDMVIGVMESVGNTDLANFFPFMRFLDVQGTRKKVKDCSERLFRAFRGLYDDRIKGNSLQMENKDVSSKDFLDALIDLNQGDEAELNINQIEHLLLDLFSAGTDTNSSTVEWAMAELLQNPKAMTKVQDEIDSVIGQNGVVQESDISQLPYLQAVVKETFRLHPPAPLLLPRKAETDVEILGFLVPKDTQVLVNVWAVGRDPSTWENPNRFEPERFLGKDTDVKGRDYELTPFGAGRRICPGLPLAVKTVHLMLASLLYSFDWKLPNGVASEDLDMDESFGLTLHKTNALHAVPVKKRVIS
- the LOC106341811 gene encoding cytochrome P450 76C2-like isoform X2 translates to MEFILGQALFLLFCFILSCFLIICTTRSRRKSFEAAATAPGPPRLPIIGNIHLVVIITSPEAAREVLRTHDQVLSWRSSTNSIRSINHHEVSVVWLPPSARWRLLRKLSVTLLFSPQRIEATKALRLNKVKELVNFMNESSERDEPVDISRVSFITALNIISNILFSVDLGSYDLKKSNEFQDAVIGVMEAIGNPDAANYFPFLGFLDMQGNRKAMKVASEKLFRVFSGFIDAKIAKRSLRNDRENVSTNDFVDALLDLTKEDEVELNTNDFVHLLLDLFGAGTDTNSSTVEWAMSELLRSPKTMAKAQAEINRVLGQKGFVEESDISELPYLQAVVKEVFRLHPAAPLLVPRKAESDVGVLGFMVPKDTQVLVNVWAIGRDPSVWENPTRFEPERFLGKETDVRGRDYELTPFGAGRRICPGLPLAVKIVPLMLASLLYSFDWKLPNGVTSEDLDMDETFGLTLHKTNPLHAVPVRKRL
- the LOC106341811 gene encoding cytochrome P450 76C2-like isoform X1 — protein: MEFILGQALFLLFCFILSCFLIICTTRSRRKSFEAAATAPGPPRLPIIGNIHLVGKNPHHSFANLSKTYGPVMSLKFGSLNTVIITSPEAAREVLRTHDQVLSWRSSTNSIRSINHHEVSVVWLPPSARWRLLRKLSVTLLFSPQRIEATKALRLNKVKELVNFMNESSERDEPVDISRVSFITALNIISNILFSVDLGSYDLKKSNEFQDAVIGVMEAIGNPDAANYFPFLGFLDMQGNRKAMKVASEKLFRVFSGFIDAKIAKRSLRNDRENVSTNDFVDALLDLTKEDEVELNTNDFVHLLLDLFGAGTDTNSSTVEWAMSELLRSPKTMAKAQAEINRVLGQKGFVEESDISELPYLQAVVKEVFRLHPAAPLLVPRKAESDVGVLGFMVPKDTQVLVNVWAIGRDPSVWENPTRFEPERFLGKETDVRGRDYELTPFGAGRRICPGLPLAVKIVPLMLASLLYSFDWKLPNGVTSEDLDMDETFGLTLHKTNPLHAVPVRKRL